GGGGTCATGACGCCCTTTGGCGGCTAAGGTAGTCTCTTCTCCCGTTGCGGTGACCGTTCGTTGTTCTTTACGAATGGTGGCCGTGGGCTTAAAGGCAACCCGAATGATAATTGCTTCGCCGTTGGCAATACCCCCCTGAATCCCCCCCGAACGATTGGTGACAGTGCGAATCTCGCCGGCATCATCGATATAAAACTCATCGTTGTGTTCGCTGCCCGTGAGCAAGGTACCGGCAAATCCTGAGCCAATTTCAAATCCCTTACTGGCGGGTAATGACATCACTCCCTTCGCAAGGTCAGCTTCCAATTTGTCAAAAACAGGGACTCCCAAGCCTTTAGGCACATTCCGGGCGACACACTCCACCACCCCGCCAATGGAATCCCCCTCCCGGCGCACCTGATCGATCAACTCAATCATGCGATGGGCACAGTCCGGGTCAGGGCAACGAACGATGTTGGCCTCGACCTGCTCTAGGGTCACGGTTGCAGGATCGACAACACCTTCTAAGTCCTTGATGCGTTTGACATAGCCGACAATTTCCACCCCAGCGACCTGGGATAAAATCTTTTTGGCGATCGCCCCAGCAGCAACCCGACCAATGGTTTCTCGCGCTGAAGATCGCCCCCCACCTTGCCAATTGCGAATGCCATACTTGGCTTCATAGGTGGCATCGGCATGGGAGGGACGAAACTTCTCAGCCATTTCGTCGTAGTCTTGAGAACGAGTATCTTGATTGCGAACCAACAGGGCAATCGGAGTTCCCAGGGTTTTGCCTTCAAACACCCCCGACAAAATTTCACAGCTATCAGCTTCCTTCCGGGGAGTGGTGATTTTACTTTGCCCCGGACGGCGACGATCTAACTCAGCCTGAATTTCAGTCGCAGAAATCTCCAAACGGGGAGGGCAACCATCAATCACAACCCCAATGCCGCCCCCATGGGACTCGCCGAAGGTTGTAATCCGGAAGAAATGACCAAAGGTATTGCCCATAAAGGTATTTGTGCCAGCTCAGAGTTTTGTATTGTAGCGTTAATTATCCCTGTCCTGAGCTGTTCAGAGTGGCTGGACTGCAAGATGCAGCCAGCCGGACATCATCCAGATTTAGCGCTGTCGTTGATAGGTGGTCTGGGGCTGATAGTAAACCTCAGAACCCTGATCAGAGACGAAATGGCAGGCCCAATACGAACGGAAAAAGCTCTGCCAAATGGGTTCACTGGACTGGCGGTAATAATCGCCCAAAATTGGCTTAATGGCCTCGGTTGCAGTTTTCAAATGATAATGGGGCATATTCAAGAAAATATGGTGCGCTACATGGGTGCCAATATCATGGTGAATCGGGTTGATCCAGCCATAGTCGCGATCGATCGTCGATAAAGCACCTTTGAGAAAATACCAATCATCCCCGCGATACCAGGGAATATCTGCTTCGGTGTGGTGCAAAAAGGTGACCAAATCTAGCCACATGACAAACACCACGTAAGGCCCCAGATAATACTTCACCAGAAATAGCCAGCCATACTGGTAGGTTAAAGCACCTAAGCAACCAATCATCAGCAACCAGAAGGCAGAACTGGTCAGCACATCCCATTTTTCCGAGGGACGAAAGAGAGAACTTTGAGGGAGAAAATGAGACCCTTGCTTACCGGGCGATCGCTGAAACAGATAAACCGGGTAAGCCAGCAGCGGTAAATAAAAGCGGAAAAGCTTTTCATACCAGGGCATTTGCCCATATTTTGTCTCGGTTACGGGATACCAGCTCTCATCCGTATCAATGTTGCCCGTGTTGGCATGATGGATCCGATGACTAATGCGCCACCCATGATAGGGCACCAAGATGGGGGTATGAGCAAGATGCCCAATCAAGTTATTCAGCCATTTGAGTTTAGAAAAAGATCCATGACCACAGTCATGCCCGACAACGAACAATGCCCAGAACATCGTTCCTTGGATCAACCAAAAAACTGGGAAAAAGAACCAAGAATCCAGCCGATAGGCGATCGCATAGAGTCCGGTAATGATTGAAACATCTAAAAAGAAGTAAGCCAGCGATCGGCCAATCGATGGTTCAAAACAAGAAGCAGGAATAGCAGCCTTTAAATCTTGGAGTCTAAAGGGTAGCTCTGACCCACGAGCAGATGAGGCTGGAGTAGCCGATAGATTGACAACAGTGTTTGATTGCACAGACGTTCCAATTTGACCAGGATTTTAGACCTGCATTCAGTATTTGCTAGGGCACAGAGCGCTTGATCGACAAGGGAAAAGAGCTAAGACACACCTCCGTTGCCTATCTGAAACTTTTAACCAGGTTCGCTGATTAACCCACAGAACCTCGAACCACTCCTGTAAGAGCCGCTGCCCTTCTAGAAATTGAACCTGCCCGTTAGCGATACAGAATGCAAGGGAGAAACGGATGTTATTTTACTCCCTTATGAGCCAAAATATTACAAATTCGTTACATTTTCCTGGCGGCAGCTCTCCCAGATGGCCATTTATGCCTGCTTTGTTGAGCATCTCTGAGCTGCAAATGCTTTCGCCACCAGGGATTGCATCAGGATTCCTAGCTATCTTGCAGTTGAACTGTCCCCTGCTCAAGCATCCGGGTTGATGAGGTGCCACAAGGGGAAGGCAATTGAACTATCCAGTTCAAAGCGGAACAATTACTTCTCTCCCTCTATGACCAATGTTCGCGGCAAACAAATCATCAGAGGTGTCAAACCTTATCCTCTGCTTCTAACCCACAGGGATGGTTGGGATCGCCCTGTTCCACCTGAATAGTGGCATGCTCAATCCCAAACTGGTCGTGGAGTTCCTTGCTAACACGACAGAGAAAGTCATCCCCCGGATGGTTGCCGGGAATGACGAGATGAACCGTAAGAGCGGTTTCGCTGGTACTCATTCCCCAAATGTGCAGGTCGTGGATCTGGGTAACACCCGGTAATTCTGTCAGGTAAGTACGGACTGCCAGGGGTTCTAGCCCCTCTGGCACTGCATCCAGAGCTAATTTAACCGAGTCGAGCAGGAGTTCCCAAGTACCAAAAATAATCACTCCGCTAATCACCAAACTGACCACTGGATCGATCCAATTCCAGCCAGTGACGACAATAACAATACCCGCTAACACCACTCCTAGAGATACGATGGCATCAGAGGCGAGATGTAAGAAAGCTCCCCGAATATTCAGGTCTTGTTTGCGTCCCGACAGGAATAGCAGTGCCGTTCCTGTATTGACCAAAATTCCCACGATGGCGACTCCAATCACCACCCCCCCC
This genomic window from Neosynechococcus sphagnicola sy1 contains:
- the aroC gene encoding chorismate synthase, translated to MGNTFGHFFRITTFGESHGGGIGVVIDGCPPRLEISATEIQAELDRRRPGQSKITTPRKEADSCEILSGVFEGKTLGTPIALLVRNQDTRSQDYDEMAEKFRPSHADATYEAKYGIRNWQGGGRSSARETIGRVAAGAIAKKILSQVAGVEIVGYVKRIKDLEGVVDPATVTLEQVEANIVRCPDPDCAHRMIELIDQVRREGDSIGGVVECVARNVPKGLGVPVFDKLEADLAKGVMSLPASKGFEIGSGFAGTLLTGSEHNDEFYIDDAGEIRTVTNRSGGIQGGIANGEAIIIRVAFKPTATIRKEQRTVTATGEETTLAAKGRHDPCVLPRAVPMVEAMMALVLCDHLLRHQGQCRVL
- a CDS encoding fatty acid desaturase, whose translation is MQSNTVVNLSATPASSARGSELPFRLQDLKAAIPASCFEPSIGRSLAYFFLDVSIITGLYAIAYRLDSWFFFPVFWLIQGTMFWALFVVGHDCGHGSFSKLKWLNNLIGHLAHTPILVPYHGWRISHRIHHANTGNIDTDESWYPVTETKYGQMPWYEKLFRFYLPLLAYPVYLFQRSPGKQGSHFLPQSSLFRPSEKWDVLTSSAFWLLMIGCLGALTYQYGWLFLVKYYLGPYVVFVMWLDLVTFLHHTEADIPWYRGDDWYFLKGALSTIDRDYGWINPIHHDIGTHVAHHIFLNMPHYHLKTATEAIKPILGDYYRQSSEPIWQSFFRSYWACHFVSDQGSEVYYQPQTTYQRQR
- a CDS encoding cation diffusion facilitator family transporter; its protein translation is MSHSHGSHDHGTANYNRAFIIGITLNLALVVFQAISGVLAHSLALLTDAGHNLSDVLGLLLAWGANLLASRPPTQRFTYGLRRTSILAALANAIFLLVAVGAIAWEALQRFHEPAQVSGGVVIGVAIVGILVNTGTALLFLSGRKQDLNIRGAFLHLASDAIVSLGVVLAGIVIVVTGWNWIDPVVSLVISGVIIFGTWELLLDSVKLALDAVPEGLEPLAVRTYLTELPGVTQIHDLHIWGMSTSETALTVHLVIPGNHPGDDFLCRVSKELHDQFGIEHATIQVEQGDPNHPCGLEAEDKV